One Aquamicrobium sp. genomic region harbors:
- a CDS encoding ABC transporter ATP-binding protein, whose product MARIDLDHIRHAYGERPQSEDDYALKEVTHTFEDGGAYALLGPSGCGKTTLLNIISGLIHASEGRLLFDGQDVTRLSTQERNIAQVFQFPVVYDTMSVYDNLAFPLRNRAVPEREVDRKVRETLEIIDLAGLAQKRARGLTADQKQKISLGRGLVRADVNAILFDEPLTVIDPHMKWVLRSQLKQLHRRYGFTMVYVTHDQTEALTFADTVVVMYDGQIVQIGTPAELFERPRHTFVGYFIGSPGMNVLPVSVSGGEARIGEARIALPGAPAAALSGTVELGIRPEFVRLGREGMPVGIAKIEDVGRRKIVRATLEGRDIALIAAEDEEIPAEPRISFDPAGINLYADSWRVELGGRP is encoded by the coding sequence ATGGCGCGCATCGACCTCGACCACATCCGCCACGCCTATGGCGAGCGCCCGCAATCGGAAGACGACTACGCGCTGAAGGAAGTCACCCACACCTTCGAGGACGGCGGCGCCTACGCGCTGCTCGGACCCTCCGGCTGCGGCAAGACCACGCTGCTCAACATCATCTCGGGTCTGATCCACGCGTCAGAGGGGCGGCTGCTGTTCGACGGGCAGGACGTGACCCGGCTTTCGACGCAGGAGCGCAACATTGCCCAAGTGTTCCAGTTCCCGGTCGTCTACGACACGATGAGCGTTTACGACAACCTCGCCTTCCCCCTGCGCAACCGCGCCGTGCCGGAGCGGGAGGTCGACCGCAAGGTGCGCGAGACGCTGGAGATCATCGACCTCGCCGGCCTTGCCCAGAAGCGTGCCCGCGGCCTGACCGCCGACCAGAAGCAGAAGATCTCGCTCGGGCGCGGGCTGGTGCGCGCCGACGTCAACGCCATCCTGTTCGACGAGCCGCTGACCGTCATCGACCCGCACATGAAATGGGTGCTGCGCTCGCAGCTGAAGCAGCTTCACCGCCGCTATGGCTTCACCATGGTCTACGTCACCCACGACCAGACCGAGGCGCTGACCTTCGCCGACACGGTCGTCGTCATGTATGACGGCCAGATCGTCCAGATCGGCACCCCGGCCGAGCTGTTCGAGCGGCCGCGCCACACCTTCGTCGGCTATTTCATCGGCTCGCCCGGCATGAACGTGCTGCCGGTTTCGGTGTCCGGCGGCGAGGCGCGGATCGGCGAGGCGCGGATCGCGCTGCCCGGCGCCCCGGCGGCCGCGCTTTCCGGCACGGTCGAGCTCGGCATCCGCCCGGAGTTCGTCCGCCTCGGGCGCGAGGGCATGCCGGTCGGGATCGCCAAGATCGAGGATGTCGGCCGGCGCAAGATCGTGCGCGCGACGCTCGAAGGCCGCGACATCGCGCTGATCGCCGCCGAGGACGAGGAGATCCCCGCCGAGCCGCGCATAAGCTTCGACCCCGCCGGCATCAACCTCTACGCCGACTCATGGCGCGTAGAGCTGGGAGGCCGGCCATGA
- a CDS encoding ABC transporter ATP-binding protein: MLELDQVTKTVNGADHIRDVSLKLRHGTLNVLLGPTLSGKTTLMRLMAGLDQPTGGRVLFDGKDVTGVAVQKRNVAMVYQQFINYPAMTVYDNIASPLNVAGADAATIRREVGRAAELLRLTPYLDRTPLNLSGGQQQRTALARAIVKKAGLVLLDEPLANLDYKLREELRAELPKIFEESGAIFVYATTEPSEALLLGGNTATLSEGRVTQFGPTVAVFREPVDLVTAMTFADPPLNTIVLEKRGAVFALEGGVGLPVPAQAAHAPDGVYTVGFQPHHLSPQRGSAGAVPVTAKVTITEITGSESFVHLAFADAGWVMLTPGILAFEPDERVEVFIDPRHLMVFDAQGRAVRGPARQAA; this comes from the coding sequence ATGCTGGAACTCGATCAGGTGACGAAGACGGTGAACGGCGCGGACCATATCCGCGACGTGTCGCTGAAACTTCGCCACGGCACGCTCAACGTGCTGCTGGGGCCGACGCTTTCGGGCAAGACGACGCTGATGCGGCTGATGGCCGGCCTCGACCAGCCGACCGGCGGCCGCGTCCTGTTCGACGGCAAGGACGTGACCGGCGTCGCCGTGCAGAAGCGCAACGTCGCCATGGTCTACCAGCAGTTCATCAACTATCCGGCGATGACGGTCTACGACAACATCGCCTCGCCGCTGAACGTGGCGGGCGCGGACGCCGCGACGATAAGGCGTGAGGTCGGCCGCGCCGCCGAGTTGCTGCGCCTCACCCCCTATCTCGACCGCACCCCGCTCAACCTGTCCGGCGGCCAGCAGCAGCGCACCGCACTGGCCCGCGCCATCGTCAAGAAGGCCGGCCTCGTGCTGCTCGACGAGCCGCTGGCCAATCTCGACTACAAGCTGCGCGAGGAGCTGCGCGCCGAGCTGCCGAAGATATTCGAGGAGTCGGGCGCGATCTTCGTCTACGCCACGACCGAGCCGTCCGAGGCGCTGCTGCTCGGCGGCAACACGGCGACGCTTTCCGAGGGCCGGGTCACTCAGTTCGGCCCGACGGTCGCGGTGTTCCGCGAGCCGGTCGACCTCGTCACCGCCATGACCTTCGCCGACCCGCCGCTCAACACCATCGTCCTCGAGAAGCGCGGGGCCGTCTTCGCGCTGGAGGGCGGCGTCGGGCTGCCGGTGCCGGCGCAGGCCGCCCACGCGCCGGACGGCGTCTACACGGTCGGTTTCCAGCCGCACCACCTGTCGCCGCAGCGCGGCTCGGCCGGGGCGGTGCCGGTCACGGCCAAGGTGACGATCACCGAGATCACCGGCTCGGAGAGCTTCGTCCACCTCGCCTTCGCCGACGCCGGCTGGGTGATGCTGACGCCGGGCATCCTCGCCTTCGAGCCGGACGAGCGCGTCGAGGTGTTCATCGACCCGCGCCATCTGATGGTGTTCGACGCGCAAGGCCGCGCCGTGCGCGGCCCGGCAAGACAAGCGGCCTAA
- the glpD gene encoding glycerol-3-phosphate dehydrogenase has protein sequence MGGEAIHDIFIIGGGINGCGIARDAAGRGFSVFLAEMSDLASGTSSGSTKLIHGGLRYLEFYEFRLVREALMEREVIWRSAPHIVWPLRFVLPHAKGIRPAWMIRLGLFLYDHIGGRRLLPPTRTLDMRSDAAGKPLKKLFRRAFEYSDCWVNDARLVVLNARDAADRGATIRTLSRVTGARREAGLWAVTVEDAATGETATVRARLLVNAAGPWIDEVLSQTIGQNGAHNVRLVQGSHIVIEKKFADPRAYFFQNRDGRIIFAIPYENDYTLIGTTDRDYEGDPGAVTITESEIDYLCAAASEYFVEPVRREDIVWTYSAVRPLYDDGASKAQEATRDYVLMAEAPAGEAPLIDVFGGKITTYRRLAEHMLEKIEGFLGPRGAKWTASAPLPGGDFAPDGFEREVASLRAAYPFLEAAHAARLVRLYGTRARVLLGPARAVADLGRHFGADLYEAEIRYLMAHEWAATAEDVLWRRTKRGLRLTAREAAALEDYMRGIARERSTAAE, from the coding sequence GTGGGCGGCGAAGCTATCCACGACATCTTCATCATCGGCGGCGGCATCAACGGCTGCGGCATCGCCCGCGACGCGGCGGGCCGGGGCTTCTCCGTCTTTCTCGCCGAGATGAGCGATCTCGCCAGCGGCACCTCCTCCGGCTCGACCAAGCTGATCCATGGCGGCCTGCGCTATCTGGAATTCTACGAGTTCCGGCTGGTGCGCGAGGCGCTGATGGAGCGCGAGGTGATCTGGAGGAGCGCCCCGCACATCGTCTGGCCGCTGCGCTTCGTGCTGCCGCATGCGAAAGGCATCCGCCCGGCATGGATGATCCGGCTCGGCCTCTTCCTCTACGACCATATCGGCGGGCGCAGGCTGCTGCCGCCGACGCGCACGCTCGACATGCGCAGCGATGCGGCCGGCAAGCCGCTGAAGAAGCTGTTCCGCCGCGCCTTCGAATACTCCGACTGCTGGGTCAACGACGCGCGCCTCGTCGTGCTCAACGCCCGCGACGCCGCCGACCGCGGCGCGACCATCCGCACCCTCTCCCGGGTGACAGGCGCGCGCCGCGAGGCGGGCCTGTGGGCCGTGACGGTCGAGGACGCCGCCACCGGCGAGACCGCGACTGTCCGGGCAAGGCTGCTCGTCAACGCCGCCGGCCCGTGGATCGACGAGGTGCTGTCGCAGACGATAGGCCAGAACGGCGCGCACAATGTGCGCCTCGTCCAGGGCAGCCACATCGTCATCGAGAAGAAATTCGCCGACCCGCGCGCCTATTTCTTCCAGAACCGCGACGGCCGCATCATCTTCGCCATCCCCTACGAGAACGACTACACGCTGATCGGAACCACCGACCGCGACTATGAGGGCGACCCCGGCGCGGTGACGATCACCGAGTCCGAGATCGACTATCTGTGCGCGGCGGCAAGCGAGTATTTCGTCGAGCCCGTGCGGCGCGAGGACATCGTCTGGACCTATTCGGCGGTGCGCCCGCTCTACGACGACGGCGCCTCGAAGGCGCAGGAGGCCACGCGCGACTACGTGCTGATGGCCGAGGCGCCGGCAGGCGAAGCGCCGCTGATCGACGTGTTCGGCGGCAAGATCACCACCTATCGCCGGCTCGCCGAGCACATGCTGGAGAAGATCGAGGGCTTTCTCGGCCCGCGCGGGGCGAAGTGGACGGCAAGCGCGCCGCTGCCCGGCGGCGACTTCGCCCCCGACGGCTTCGAGCGCGAGGTGGCAAGCCTCAGAGCCGCCTATCCCTTTCTCGAGGCGGCGCATGCGGCGCGCCTCGTGCGCCTCTACGGCACGCGGGCGCGCGTCCTGCTCGGGCCGGCGCGGGCAGTGGCCGATCTCGGCCGCCATTTCGGGGCCGACCTCTACGAGGCGGAGATCCGTTATCTCATGGCCCATGAATGGGCCGCGACCGCCGAGGACGTGCTGTGGCGGCGCACCAAGCGCGGCCTGCGCCTGACGGCAAGGGAGGCTGCAGCGCTGGAGGACTACATGCGAGGAATCGCCCGGGAACGGAGCACGGCGGCCGAATAG
- a CDS encoding protein-disulfide reductase DsbD N-terminal domain-containing protein: protein MDRRAFLMFPAALLFAAAARAQPARLLPAEEAFRLSVRREAGGVLVFRWDIAQGHYLYRERFEARDAGTGAPLALDTGPGFMEEADANFGPSEVYYGEAVARLTPGEAARVNLVSQGCRKNEICYPPVSVTVDTRSLAIDEAGGGLDLDAAPEPR, encoded by the coding sequence ATGGACCGCCGCGCGTTCCTGATGTTTCCCGCCGCGCTGCTGTTCGCCGCGGCGGCGCGCGCCCAGCCGGCCCGCCTCCTGCCGGCGGAGGAGGCGTTCCGGCTTTCGGTGAGACGCGAGGCGGGCGGCGTGCTCGTCTTCCGCTGGGACATCGCCCAAGGACACTATCTCTATCGCGAGCGCTTCGAGGCACGCGACGCCGGAACCGGCGCGCCGCTGGCGCTCGACACCGGGCCGGGGTTCATGGAGGAGGCGGACGCCAATTTCGGCCCGTCCGAGGTCTATTACGGCGAGGCGGTCGCCCGGCTCACGCCCGGCGAGGCGGCGCGCGTCAACCTCGTCTCGCAGGGCTGCCGCAAGAACGAGATCTGCTACCCGCCCGTCTCCGTCACGGTCGACACCCGCTCGCTGGCGATAGACGAAGCCGGCGGCGGTCTCGACCTCGACGCAGCGCCGGAACCGCGCTGA
- a CDS encoding DsbA family protein, producing the protein MTHFNAPDVASGFSRRWLDAAPAGARLTRRAILAGLGALAAAGPAAASQPDDLSGEMILNDPAAPVGGNPRGDVTIVSFFDYNCPFCKRTVAPLTKVMKADGRIRLVYKDWPILTQSSVYGAKLALAAKYQGGYEKAYHALMAIDGGRVPEARMREALTAAGFDMGRLERDAKARNDEITTLLRRNNAQAEGLGLQGTPVFLVGPFLVASALDEAGFRQVISDARDAQKG; encoded by the coding sequence ATGACCCATTTCAACGCGCCGGATGTCGCCTCCGGCTTTTCGCGGCGCTGGCTCGATGCCGCGCCGGCAGGCGCGCGCCTCACTCGCCGCGCCATCCTCGCCGGTCTGGGCGCGCTCGCCGCTGCCGGCCCGGCCGCGGCAAGCCAGCCGGACGACCTTTCCGGCGAGATGATCCTCAACGACCCGGCCGCGCCGGTCGGCGGCAATCCCCGTGGCGACGTCACCATCGTCTCGTTCTTCGACTACAATTGCCCGTTCTGCAAACGCACGGTCGCTCCGCTGACAAAAGTGATGAAGGCCGACGGCAGGATCCGCCTCGTCTACAAGGACTGGCCGATCCTGACGCAATCGTCGGTCTACGGCGCGAAGCTGGCGCTGGCGGCGAAATACCAGGGCGGCTACGAGAAGGCCTACCACGCGCTGATGGCGATCGACGGCGGGCGAGTGCCGGAGGCGAGGATGCGCGAGGCGCTCACCGCCGCCGGCTTCGACATGGGGCGGCTGGAACGGGACGCCAAGGCTAGGAACGACGAGATCACCACGCTCCTGCGCCGCAACAACGCGCAGGCCGAGGGGCTGGGGCTTCAGGGCACGCCGGTGTTCCTCGTCGGCCCGTTCCTCGTCGCGTCGGCGCTGGACGAGGCCGGGTTCAGGCAGGTGATCTCCGACGCGCGCGACGCGCAGAAGGGCTGA
- a CDS encoding PaaX family transcriptional regulator C-terminal domain-containing protein has translation MTEIVNSCNISEPDPRRVVLNLLRAAGGGELGAPEAVKAGALFGISANSMRVTLARLSRAGLVEAAARGVYRLGPAGRAIAADVSGWREAETRLAPWQGRWVAAATGGLPRSDRKLLRTRSRALSMLGMRELENGLYIRPDNFSGGVAAVRARLAGLGLEKEAAVFGVDDLDGDRQRAAMALWAADALEETYRQSVARLDAWMANAAALPLDVAARESFLLGDDAIRRIVFDPMLPAPLVDAAQRHAFIEAACRFDDLGRRIWDDFLGRAG, from the coding sequence ATGACCGAAATCGTCAATTCATGTAATATATCGGAACCCGACCCGCGCCGCGTCGTGCTCAACCTCCTGCGCGCCGCCGGCGGCGGGGAACTCGGCGCGCCCGAGGCGGTGAAGGCCGGGGCACTGTTCGGCATCTCGGCCAACAGCATGCGCGTCACCCTTGCCCGCCTGTCGCGGGCCGGGCTGGTCGAGGCGGCGGCGCGCGGGGTCTACCGGCTGGGGCCGGCCGGCCGTGCCATCGCCGCCGACGTCTCAGGCTGGCGCGAGGCGGAAACGCGGCTCGCGCCATGGCAGGGCCGCTGGGTGGCAGCCGCCACCGGCGGTTTGCCGCGCTCCGATCGCAAGCTTTTACGCACACGCAGTCGCGCCCTGTCGATGCTCGGCATGCGCGAGCTCGAGAACGGCCTCTACATCCGGCCGGACAATTTTTCCGGCGGGGTGGCGGCGGTGCGCGCGCGCCTCGCCGGGCTCGGGCTGGAGAAGGAGGCCGCCGTGTTCGGCGTCGACGATCTCGACGGCGACCGGCAGCGGGCGGCGATGGCGCTGTGGGCGGCGGACGCGCTGGAGGAGACCTACCGGCAAAGCGTGGCGCGGCTCGACGCCTGGATGGCAAACGCCGCCGCGCTGCCGCTCGACGTGGCGGCACGCGAAAGCTTTCTTCTCGGCGACGACGCCATCCGCCGCATCGTCTTCGACCCGATGCTGCCGGCGCCGCTGGTCGACGCGGCGCAGCGGCACGCCTTCATCGAAGCGGCCTGCCGGTTCGACGACCTCGGCCGCCGCATCTGGGACGATTTCCTCGGCCGGGCCGGCTAG
- a CDS encoding isovaleryl-CoA dehydrogenase: MSSASVSDSPSLSSRFHTHEVENQPLPLRDYNVWQSDPALREAVEREGARWATDHLEEYGALAGGRLVDLGYTANENRPKLRSFDRYGRRIDEVEFHPAYHELMGEAMRYGMNGFAWRNANRAGAHVARAAVMYVGSQADAGVGCPMSMTYAAIPALRHNPALAEKWVPKLISTEYDPRSIPMEEKTGCTIGMGMTEKQGGSDVRANTTRAVRQPDGSYALVGHKWFFSAPMCDAHLVLAQAEGGLSCFLVPRFRPDGARNAVEIQRLKEKLGDWSNASSEVEFQGAFGELVGEEGSGIKVIIEMVALTRLDCMTGSSSQMRQALVQALHHTRQRKAFGKLLIDQPLMRNVLADLALESEAAIALTLRIARAIDTASRDEHEAALARIATAIGKYWICKRAVPFVNEAQECLGGIGYVEETMMPRLYRQAPLNSIWEGSGNVQCLDVLRALRKEPETREALMAELAAAKGMDGDYDVALASLPALFDDPQTMEFRSRFIVERAALMLQASVLLHSGQARIAAAFCRSRLAGAHGLAFGTLHADAPVDLLIDRAMAAA, from the coding sequence ATGTCGTCCGCTTCCGTCTCAGATTCTCCGTCCCTTAGCAGCCGCTTCCACACCCACGAAGTGGAAAATCAGCCGCTGCCGCTGCGCGACTACAATGTCTGGCAGAGCGATCCGGCGCTGCGCGAGGCGGTCGAGCGCGAGGGCGCGCGCTGGGCCACCGATCATCTGGAGGAATACGGCGCGCTGGCCGGCGGCCGGCTGGTCGATCTCGGCTACACCGCCAACGAGAACAGGCCGAAGCTGCGCTCCTTCGACCGCTACGGGCGGCGCATCGACGAGGTCGAATTCCACCCCGCCTATCACGAGCTGATGGGCGAGGCGATGCGCTACGGCATGAACGGCTTCGCCTGGCGCAACGCCAACCGCGCCGGCGCGCATGTGGCGCGCGCGGCGGTGATGTATGTCGGCTCGCAGGCCGATGCCGGCGTCGGCTGCCCGATGTCGATGACCTATGCCGCGATCCCGGCGCTGCGCCACAATCCGGCGCTGGCAGAGAAGTGGGTGCCGAAGCTGATCTCCACCGAATACGACCCGCGCAGCATTCCGATGGAGGAGAAGACCGGCTGCACCATCGGCATGGGCATGACCGAGAAGCAGGGAGGCTCGGACGTGCGCGCCAACACCACCCGCGCCGTGCGCCAGCCTGACGGCTCCTACGCGCTCGTCGGCCACAAATGGTTCTTCTCCGCGCCGATGTGCGACGCGCATCTGGTGCTGGCGCAGGCCGAAGGCGGTCTCTCCTGCTTCCTCGTGCCACGCTTCCGCCCGGACGGCGCGCGCAACGCGGTCGAGATCCAGCGTTTGAAGGAAAAGCTCGGCGACTGGTCGAACGCCTCCTCGGAAGTCGAGTTCCAGGGCGCGTTCGGCGAGCTGGTCGGCGAGGAGGGAAGCGGCATCAAGGTCATCATCGAGATGGTGGCGCTGACGCGGCTCGACTGCATGACCGGCTCGTCCTCGCAGATGCGCCAGGCGCTGGTGCAGGCGCTGCACCACACACGCCAGCGCAAGGCGTTCGGCAAGCTGCTCATCGACCAGCCGCTGATGCGCAACGTGCTCGCCGACCTCGCGCTCGAAAGCGAGGCGGCGATCGCGCTCACCCTGCGTATCGCCCGCGCCATCGACACCGCCTCGCGCGACGAGCACGAGGCCGCGCTCGCCCGCATCGCCACGGCCATCGGCAAGTACTGGATATGCAAGCGCGCGGTTCCCTTCGTCAACGAGGCGCAGGAGTGCCTCGGCGGCATCGGCTATGTCGAGGAGACGATGATGCCGCGCCTCTACCGGCAGGCGCCGCTCAACTCGATCTGGGAAGGCTCGGGCAACGTCCAGTGCCTCGACGTGCTGCGCGCGCTGCGCAAGGAACCGGAGACGCGCGAGGCGCTCATGGCTGAGCTCGCGGCCGCGAAGGGCATGGACGGCGACTACGACGTCGCGCTTGCGAGCCTGCCGGCGCTGTTCGACGACCCGCAGACGATGGAGTTCCGCAGCCGCTTCATCGTCGAGCGCGCCGCCCTGATGCTGCAGGCCTCGGTGCTGTTGCATTCGGGGCAGGCGAGAATAGCCGCCGCTTTCTGCCGCTCGCGGCTCGCCGGCGCGCACGGCCTCGCCTTCGGCACGCTTCACGCCGACGCGCCGGTCGACCTGCTGATCGATCGCGCCATGGCCGCTGCCTGA
- a CDS encoding LysR substrate-binding domain-containing protein has protein sequence MAFTLRQLQYFIAVAEQGAVSRAAQALSISQSSVTEAIRELETDLGVELFERHSRGLSITHKGHQFLRHATRILAGVSDARQAFSDDKAAGGGELHLGVTSLVAGYVLSDLLARYRRAWPSVSVSAIEDNGDYLEHLLVGGELDVAVMVISNLRDRMALQAEILEVSPYRLWLPLGHRLVGEEIISIEDVAREPLIMLTIDEIEEATGKLLAALGARPHVAFRTRSVEAVRSLVATGAGVALLPDLVYRPWSLEGDRIESRDISGSLPAVQVGMVWRRGSGLSAQARNFIGVAQGQRAVRQGR, from the coding sequence ATGGCCTTCACGCTCCGCCAGCTTCAGTATTTCATCGCCGTTGCCGAGCAGGGCGCGGTGAGCCGCGCCGCACAGGCTTTGTCGATCTCGCAATCGTCGGTGACGGAGGCGATCCGCGAGTTGGAGACCGATCTCGGCGTCGAGCTGTTCGAGCGCCATTCGCGCGGCCTGTCGATCACCCACAAGGGCCACCAGTTCCTGCGCCATGCCACGCGCATCCTCGCCGGCGTCTCCGACGCGCGGCAGGCCTTTTCCGACGACAAGGCCGCCGGCGGCGGCGAGCTCCATCTCGGCGTCACCTCGCTGGTCGCCGGCTACGTGCTCTCCGACCTTCTCGCCCGCTATCGGCGGGCGTGGCCGTCCGTCTCGGTCTCGGCCATCGAGGACAATGGCGACTATCTCGAGCATCTCCTCGTCGGCGGCGAGCTCGACGTCGCGGTGATGGTCATCTCCAACCTGCGCGACCGCATGGCGCTCCAGGCCGAGATCCTCGAGGTCTCGCCCTACCGGCTGTGGCTGCCGCTCGGCCACCGGCTGGTCGGCGAGGAGATCATCTCCATCGAGGACGTGGCGCGCGAGCCGCTGATCATGCTCACCATCGACGAGATCGAGGAGGCGACGGGCAAGCTGCTCGCCGCGCTCGGCGCGCGCCCGCACGTGGCGTTCCGCACCCGCTCGGTCGAGGCCGTGCGCAGCCTCGTCGCCACCGGCGCGGGGGTAGCGCTGCTGCCCGACCTCGTCTACCGCCCGTGGTCGCTCGAAGGCGACCGCATCGAGAGCCGCGACATTTCCGGCTCGCTGCCGGCGGTGCAGGTCGGCATGGTGTGGCGGCGCGGCTCCGGCCTTTCCGCGCAGGCGCGCAACTTCATCGGCGTGGCGCAGGGCCAGCGGGCTGTCCGTCAAGGACGGTAA